The Sciurus carolinensis chromosome X, mSciCar1.2, whole genome shotgun sequence DNA segment ATgctaaaaactgaatttaaaatctCCTTTAGTAACTgcaaaaaaggggctggggatatagctcagttggtagagtgcttgccttgcaagcacaaggccctgggttcaatccccagtacagcaaaaaaaaaaaaaaaaaaaaaaaacccgaaaaaaaagcaagaactaACAAATAGATATGTAATGTACCAACAAGGGGCTAAAATAAActggaaatacaaaacaatacTTTCAATGCTTCTGCAAAATGAAGCTGTGAGTCAAAAATATTCAAGACTTTTTATATATacgtacatatacatatacacttaACAACTACCTTAATGAAAACacacttcatttttttgtatttactaaccCTTTCTTATGTTATAAACTTTCTATATGATAAGAACCACAATTAGCTCTAAGGCATAATTCCATTTAGTACTGGAATTAAGttacaataaattttttaaaaaggtagacttatgtaaatgaaattttaaatttcagaaatagaaagtaCATAAGTATCAAATACATGCATGGTTATCCTAGGATGATTGCAGTTAATTAAAAAAGGAAGGGGATTATTATGGTTCTGGAAATATGGAAGTAAGATGAGAATATAGTAGTTTTATAGAACATGGTTTGTTATTTAAGAAGAGCAAAGAGAAGTATGAATACTTTTTAGCTTTATGAATACAAAGCTAAAGAGCTCTACAAAAAGTCTAATTGGAAATCCCTACCATTTGCTTGGCTACATTTGTACTTAATGGACATGAGGTGAAAATATGAACCAATTTGGAATGAAAATGCTGTAATCTCACAGTCAACTCCCAATTATCCACACTAATGAAAAAGGAGGTTGTCTTAAGTAATTCAAAACAATGGATGGAGAGTTCTCAATTTACTGTTAAGTTTggccaatattttctctttttaaaatcatttgtccTACTAGGGTCCAAAACTGGGCCATCAAGAATAAGCTTGACCAACAGACCATCTCTAAAGTGAACCATCCATCCACAGATAACAGAGTTGATGTGACTGACACGTATTTCAATCAATAAACTGCACATGAATAATACATGCCAAGCATGCTCTGGGTAATTACTGAAACTCTAAGAAGGATGACTGAGACTTCCCTAGCAAGAGCAAAACATGCGAGCGCCTAATCAGGAGAACAAGTAGCTTACCTCCTGTAGTAGATCAGCCTGCTCAATTGCTTTAAGGACATTTTTCTTGGATGTTTCCTGAACTTCccctcccaaaagaaactcatccaaaataaaataagccttctcaaaattaaagatgatatcaagttcacacacctgaaaaacaaaaaacaatacaaacaaaATCTCCCAAACTGTTAAAACTTAAGTAAACCAAAGAAATCTGATCAGAGTGAATCAATTTTAACTCTTTCTAAAAATAGCAATGACATTGACTAAGCATCATTGATTTAAGTAAGCCTAATTTTCAGATTTAAAGTTCTTGAAAACAATGTATATAAGATAAGTACGATATGTCTCTGCATACTCCCAATGTGGGCAACTTAGTAATTTTCTGCTCTTAAAACTGATTTTACATACTTATTGGGTAATGTGATTAAATTGCTAACCAAGTCAGAATTCTGTACTAAGCACTTCCATGATTTAATGTTTGCAGTCAggagtcctttctttttttttttttttttttttttttttgctgtactggggatcgaactcagggccttgtgcttgcactctaccagctgagctatctcgcCAGCCCAGGAGTCCtttctattttactattttaaaactcattctCACCATCATAATTAAATGAGTAGGTCTGTATGGTCAATGACTCTGGAGGTTAACTGAGTAGACACCCTGACAAAAAGTTATTCTTGCTTTTTCCCTGCAATCCCCAAGATAAGCAAATAATAAACTTGTTaggcaaaagattttttttaaaagatgatattcaatttcctaaaataaaatactcacaCTGCCAAAATACTTGTCAAGTAATTCCACATAACGATGAATTATTTCCAGGGTAATTAGTTCATTGTCCTGATCCTCAATAGCACAGCAAAAATACAGACTAGCATATCTGTAACAAAACACAAATGTGGAAAAAAGTTACCCCTATAATcatgttttctaaatatatttttacattttattgtggAAGATCTCATGCtatttgcatgtttatttcttttcttacaacagtatagatttttttctcctagactacaaaattaataaatgcacgagatattttgaaaaacacaggcaggcaaaaacaaaaacaaaaacaaaatcactaaATCATACCATCTAGAAACAGTAACTGATTTTGCTCTTTGTCCTTTCAGGTTCCTTTTTATGaacatttgaaaacatatttgaCCCAGGTTTTCTTAAGTCTACTTAATTAGAGCAAAATACACTGTGATTAATTTAAACTACAAGtaaacagtaaagaaaataaacctttccacttAAGGACTTATTGAAGATATTGTCAAGATCAGGTCAAGGCCTTGGAACATTTTATTGAAGCATAATATATACACAGAGAAGATCTCAAGTCGTAAAAGCTTGATGAGTTTTCAAAGTGAACCCATTTATGTACCAGCACCCAGATTATAGGACAGAATAGTACAGAACCTGAAGGCTCTCTTCTTGTCACAACCTCCCATCACTAGAGATGACTACCACCACTATGTTATCCTCCAATAGCACagactagttttattttttaaaaggaggctTCTAGGATTGTGGAATAATGCCCACTCCCCCTCTCCCCGAAAAAAGGAATGAGAGCTCCAACTTATTACAGAAGTTTGAGAAAGAGAACAGgaaagttgggctggggatatagctcaactggtagaatgtttgccttgcatgtacaggccctgggttcaattcccaacaccacaaaaaaaaaaaaaaaaaaaaaaaagagagagagagaaagagagagaacagaaaatcTCTTATTCCTTGAGGGGAAACTTGAATGAGACTTGTCCTCGAATTTTCCCATTTCCATGCTGTTGAACTGAAGAGGAGATTCTTTACCAGAGGAGAAGCAATAAGGCTGGGAAACTTACTCTCCTCCAAATTAGGATTCTGGCACATGAAACTGGGTTATGTCTGACCCCCCAAAACCAAACTTACCTTGAGGCACCTTTGGGGAGGATTAAATGAACATTTCAGGATGGTTTAAGTGTTTTTAAggcttttgaaaagaaagaaaataaaaacctaagCTATTCTAAACAAGTATCAGTTGAGATTGTACTTTTCAATGGGGAgcacttattatttttagaaaatatgagaAGCAATTACTGCTTACACTGAAGAAATAATATGCAGAAAACATACAACCTCAGTTTTGGGATTTAATGAATCCCTGCTCTTCAGTACAAAAATAACCTATTATTTATATACTACTAATTTCAATattatcaaaaacattttcttatttgatgTTTTCAACAGCAAGTACTATCATCTTTGAttacacacaaaaacaaaaatcagtgaaGTCCAGAAAACTACTGGGACAAGAA contains these protein-coding regions:
- the Ap1s2 gene encoding AP-1 complex subunit sigma-2 isoform X4, with translation MQFMLLFSRQGKLRLQKWYVPLSDKEKKKITRELVQTVLARKPKMCSFLEWRDLKIVYKRYASLYFCCAIEDQDNELITLEIIHRYVELLDKYFGSVCELDIIFNFEKAYFILDEFLLGGEVQETSKKNVLKAIEQADLLQEEAETPRSVLEEIGLT
- the Ap1s2 gene encoding AP-1 complex subunit sigma-2 isoform X3; its protein translation is MQFMLLFSRQGKLRLQKWYVPLSDKEKKKITRELVQTVLARKPKMCSFLEWRDLKIVYKRYASLYFCCAIEDQDNELITLEIIHRYVELLDKYFGSVCELDIIFNFEKAYFILDEFLLGGEVQETSKKNVLKAIEQADLLQEDAKEAETPRSVLEEIGLT
- the Ap1s2 gene encoding AP-1 complex subunit sigma-2 isoform X5, which produces MQFMLLFSRQGKLRLQKWYVPLSDKEKKKITRELVQTVLARKPKMCSFLEWRDLKIVYKRYASLYFCCAIEDQDNELITLEIIHRYVELLDKYFGSVCELDIIFNFEKAYFILDEFLLGGEVQETSKKNVLKAIEQADLLQEPRHEYFNVPVY
- the Ap1s2 gene encoding AP-1 complex subunit sigma-2 isoform X2: MQFMLLFSRQGKLRLQKWYVPLSDKEKKKITRELVQTVLARKPKMCSFLEWRDLKIVYKRYASLYFCCAIEDQDNELITLEIIHRYVELLDKYFGSVCELDIIFNFEKAYFILDEFLLGGEVQETSKKNVLKAIEQADLLQEKTETMYHSKSFIGCKKAY
- the Ap1s2 gene encoding AP-1 complex subunit sigma-2 isoform X6: MQFMLLFSRQGKLRLQKWYVPLSDKEKKKITRELVQTVLARKPKMCSFLEWRDLKIVYKRYASLYFCCAIEDQDNELITLEIIHRYVELLDKYFGSVCELDIIFNFEKAYFILDEFLLGGEVQETSKKNVLKAIEQADLLQECQVFYLIISKL